The Anabaena sp. WA102 genome contains a region encoding:
- a CDS encoding LuxR C-terminal-related transcriptional regulator, with translation MNQQEFNRIFDNLTENRKNVLQKILAGHTDPAIAEAMNISEVSVRKYVERICDEFKPKNESADHRRYKRSDLVVLFAKYKPELLTDSSSKLTKELEKAVDKDNEDITKSILYLLSINKPVSEEFKKVLRRIDFSEKEKKEIARSLNKLGHESYLNNDFALAASYLELAVELNQNYGSAHYNLGATYEKLDNLDDACHHYQIAIKYQNRAADAAINNLARLQILQGNSADAIKMIEATLSRIKDHTVKVALHKNLAWAYFQQNSYEQAHQHLLICLELDSNYTPAYCLLAQVQAAQGNQQAARESWRSFLEFYSHDQELKKAHCKLPELEICKLEAMRIINSSDK, from the coding sequence ATGAATCAACAAGAGTTTAATCGCATATTTGATAACCTCACAGAAAACCGCAAAAATGTATTGCAGAAAATACTTGCAGGCCACACAGATCCGGCTATAGCTGAAGCCATGAACATTTCAGAAGTATCTGTCAGAAAATATGTTGAAAGAATATGTGATGAATTTAAACCGAAGAATGAATCGGCTGATCATCGTCGTTACAAACGCTCAGACTTAGTTGTATTGTTTGCTAAATACAAACCAGAGTTATTAACTGATAGTTCATCTAAATTAACAAAAGAACTAGAAAAAGCAGTAGATAAAGATAATGAAGATATTACTAAATCTATCTTGTATCTACTATCAATTAATAAACCTGTTTCAGAGGAATTTAAAAAAGTGCTAAGACGTATTGATTTCAGTGAAAAAGAAAAAAAAGAAATTGCTAGATCTCTAAATAAGTTAGGACATGAAAGCTATCTAAACAATGATTTTGCACTTGCTGCATCTTATCTAGAATTAGCAGTTGAATTAAACCAAAACTATGGTTCTGCTCACTATAATCTGGGAGCAACTTACGAAAAATTAGACAATTTAGATGATGCTTGTCATCACTATCAGATTGCCATTAAATATCAAAATCGCGCTGCGGATGCTGCTATTAATAACTTAGCTCGGTTGCAAATTCTCCAAGGAAATAGTGCAGATGCTATCAAAATGATTGAAGCAACTTTATCAAGGATAAAAGATCATACAGTTAAAGTTGCATTACACAAAAATCTTGCTTGGGCATATTTTCAGCAAAATTCTTATGAACAAGCACACCAGCATTTACTTATCTGTCTGGAATTAGACAGCAATTATACTCCAGCTTATTGTTTATTAGCACAAGTCCAAGCAGCACAAGGAAATCAGCAAGCTGCTAGAGAATCATGGCGAAGTTTCCTAGAATTTTATTCCCATGATCAAGAACTTAAAAAAGCCCATTGTAAATTACCAGAATTAGAAATTTGCAAGTTGGAAGCGATGAGAATTATTAATTCTTCAGACAAATAA
- a CDS encoding ATP-binding protein, with product MDAKQIIRGLKDWVKREKAIDLNLSDCQEAILEYSLQNIAYANMENLNYAVDTIKNNTGPELFQYLSQVTGRTVSKKNCLVTLSRLLEHLGGEKDPEHNSLRLDLLEAPNLQDFYGREQELSQLETWIVTESRALLGVFGIPGIGKTQLLRKFVDQVKDKFDYVIWKDLTYCPLLADFLTDIESYFSARRNIPLPQIRQRIISLIPFLNQHRCLLIFDHCEQLIETDEISADQQKINYSNYGLFLKSVSELEHQSCVVFVGLEKHRQMDIADKSRFRELTVAGLKTQDAQYYQYLLDNFQLSGQGIGTLIKKYQGHPLALKLAAPYINEHHQGKIDEFLEGTLFIHNAITEIFDKHLLRLSNTEINIVRKLAYETEPISLPELYRFFPSISQTEIRQSMHRLCTTGLVENNDSQNLVTFGLFHPLLTKYIKNRFPEI from the coding sequence ATGGATGCGAAACAGATAATTAGAGGACTGAAGGATTGGGTAAAGCGTGAGAAAGCAATAGATTTGAACTTGAGTGATTGTCAAGAGGCGATTTTAGAATATTCTTTGCAAAATATCGCCTATGCCAATATGGAGAATCTCAATTATGCTGTTGACACCATCAAAAATAATACCGGTCCTGAGTTATTCCAATACCTCAGTCAAGTTACGGGTAGGACAGTTAGCAAAAAGAATTGCTTGGTAACTCTTTCACGACTTTTAGAGCATCTAGGTGGTGAAAAAGATCCAGAACACAATTCATTACGGTTAGATTTGCTAGAAGCACCAAATCTTCAAGATTTTTATGGACGTGAACAAGAACTATCTCAATTAGAAACATGGATAGTTACAGAATCCCGTGCTTTGTTGGGTGTCTTTGGTATACCTGGGATTGGGAAAACACAACTATTAAGAAAGTTTGTTGATCAAGTTAAAGATAAATTTGATTATGTCATTTGGAAGGATCTTACATATTGCCCTTTATTGGCAGATTTTCTCACTGATATAGAATCATATTTTTCCGCTAGAAGAAATATACCTCTACCTCAGATACGTCAAAGAATTATCAGCCTAATTCCTTTCTTAAATCAACATCGTTGCTTACTGATTTTTGATCATTGTGAACAACTAATAGAAACTGATGAAATATCAGCAGACCAGCAAAAAATCAACTATTCTAACTATGGACTATTTTTGAAGTCTGTTTCAGAATTAGAACATCAAAGCTGTGTAGTATTTGTCGGTTTAGAAAAACATCGGCAAATGGATATTGCCGACAAATCCAGATTTAGAGAATTAACCGTAGCTGGTTTAAAAACTCAAGATGCTCAATATTATCAATACCTATTGGATAATTTTCAGTTGTCAGGTCAGGGAATAGGAACACTGATTAAAAAATATCAAGGACATCCATTGGCTTTAAAATTGGCTGCTCCATATATTAATGAGCATCATCAAGGTAAAATTGATGAATTCCTGGAAGGAACATTGTTTATTCATAATGCCATAACTGAGATATTTGATAAACATCTTTTACGTTTATCAAATACAGAAATTAATATTGTACGAAAATTAGCTTATGAAACAGAACCAATATCACTCCCTGAACTTTATAGATTTTTTCCTTCTATTTCCCAAACAGAAATTAGGCAATCTATGCATAGATTATGTACAACTGGGTTAGTCGAAAATAATGATAGCCAAAATTTGGTAACTTTTGGCCTTTTCCATCCTTTACTTACCAAGTACATTAAAAACCGTTTTCCAGAAATTTAA
- a CDS encoding ABC transporter substrate-binding protein has protein sequence MRNFAKSPLLAKRLFLITFIFFCVSCVCTIAWPFVYGSYTLIFSQNWCENYALGDNISCGEESLLRSESLNNTNSEFEKAFASWNVGKFKEAVDFFDEHRKQNKNDGEALIYLNNAKLMAARRKSYTIAVIVPANIGISEAMLRGAAQVQDDFNNDPKNPGLKIIIVNDSNDNDPGNAKQLTNKLLSKQDIIAVIGHYASEIVKEALPVYQHRKVVLISAVSATRQYILADRKYPDNFLFKTNTDVTHQMNKLVDTLKTLGINIPQDKVAIFYNKESTFSKSAFEYLKSKFGQNAHNKIIEKQISYLPKVDNELNDVKQQGAKALILIPDGQIANKGKTSNGFENAKDLIRANKDQLPVVGQTVLYNLNILKSLADTKYIDKFRIITTWSPVSSPNKNVVKRAEELWGTSDIGVQAGWFYDATVVSTKALTNALKDKSFMNDSVEHQRLAIQQQLKSDSFQVMEGASGTISFDQDGDRKEDTSQIFKVGLVPTDCRTEGAMFLPVDYDYQKLGCPNKPQK, from the coding sequence ATGAGAAATTTTGCTAAAAGCCCCCTCCTAGCTAAACGGTTATTTTTAATAACCTTCATCTTCTTCTGTGTATCATGTGTATGTACAATAGCTTGGCCTTTTGTATATGGAAGTTACACTCTAATTTTCTCTCAAAATTGGTGTGAAAACTATGCGTTAGGTGATAATATTTCTTGTGGGGAGGAAAGTCTCTTGCGATCTGAATCTCTTAACAATACTAACTCTGAATTTGAAAAGGCTTTCGCATCTTGGAACGTGGGTAAATTTAAAGAGGCTGTCGATTTTTTTGATGAGCATAGAAAACAGAATAAAAATGACGGAGAAGCTCTAATCTACCTCAATAATGCCAAATTAATGGCAGCACGTAGAAAAAGTTACACTATTGCTGTTATTGTTCCTGCTAATATTGGTATCTCAGAAGCTATGTTAAGAGGTGCGGCTCAGGTTCAAGATGATTTTAACAATGATCCGAAAAATCCTGGTTTAAAAATTATTATCGTTAATGATAGCAATGACAATGACCCTGGAAACGCTAAACAGTTAACAAACAAACTGCTCTCTAAACAAGACATAATTGCAGTTATTGGACATTATGCCTCTGAGATCGTTAAAGAAGCTTTACCTGTTTATCAACACAGAAAAGTAGTTCTTATTTCTGCTGTTTCGGCTACTAGACAATATATTTTAGCTGATCGTAAATATCCAGACAATTTTTTATTTAAGACTAATACTGATGTTACCCATCAGATGAATAAACTAGTTGACACATTGAAAACATTAGGAATTAATATTCCTCAAGACAAAGTAGCTATTTTTTACAACAAAGAAAGCACTTTTAGTAAATCTGCTTTTGAATACTTGAAAAGCAAATTTGGTCAAAATGCTCACAATAAGATAATTGAAAAACAAATTTCTTATCTACCGAAGGTTGATAATGAATTAAATGATGTTAAGCAGCAAGGAGCTAAAGCACTGATTCTTATTCCTGATGGTCAAATTGCTAATAAGGGAAAAACTTCCAACGGTTTCGAGAATGCTAAGGATTTGATTAGAGCGAATAAAGATCAACTGCCAGTGGTAGGACAAACTGTTCTATATAATCTCAACATATTGAAATCGCTTGCAGACACTAAATATATCGACAAATTTCGGATTATCACTACTTGGAGTCCTGTAAGCAGTCCTAACAAAAATGTTGTTAAAAGAGCTGAAGAACTCTGGGGAACTAGTGATATAGGTGTTCAAGCCGGATGGTTTTATGATGCTACCGTAGTCTCGACAAAGGCTCTAACAAACGCTCTAAAAGATAAGTCATTTATGAATGATTCTGTGGAACATCAAAGATTGGCTATACAGCAGCAATTAAAATCGGATAGTTTCCAGGTCATGGAAGGAGCTTCAGGAACTATTTCCTTTGATCAGGACGGAGATAGGAAAGAAGACACTTCCCAAATATTCAAGGTTGGGCTTGTCCCCACCGATTGCCGCACAGAAGGAGCTATGTTTTTACCTGTTGACTATGATTACCAAAAGTTAGGTTGTCCAAATAAACCACAAAAGTAA
- a CDS encoding serine/threonine protein kinase, which yields MIQPGDIIIDRYRVLEDLKGQFSKTFEVEDMFKNDHKVMKVLIESSNPKLKHLFQREFAALTRLEHPGIPKGEEYGYFIFRCPHTQEILRGFVMEKIDGQDLGKWLEDNQRIANTAQAIEWLEQLITILSYVHGQKYLHRDIKPRNIMLKDDGKLVLIDFGIVKELIEPIDPLAPATIIGTPGYNSREQQQGLRTIDYRADFFSLARTFLHLLTGTYPGSDEYPNFPQDTSGKLLWQDKAPGISQEFKDLIDRLMEPNREHRPQNTQKILRLIDRIKHGPREFRPLFVFSSVAFNFVFLTLLARGVRLEEIPGLQVFFVVIICVISGFLVVPWIKYYLL from the coding sequence ATGATTCAACCTGGAGATATTATCATTGATCGTTATCGTGTCCTTGAAGACTTAAAAGGTCAATTTTCTAAAACTTTTGAGGTAGAAGATATGTTTAAAAATGATCATAAAGTTATGAAAGTTTTAATTGAATCTAGTAATCCAAAGTTAAAACATCTTTTTCAAAGAGAATTTGCAGCTTTAACAAGATTAGAGCATCCGGGAATTCCCAAGGGAGAGGAATATGGTTATTTTATATTTCGCTGTCCTCACACCCAAGAAATCTTACGTGGTTTTGTGATGGAAAAAATTGACGGACAGGATTTGGGTAAATGGCTGGAAGACAATCAAAGAATTGCTAATACAGCACAAGCTATTGAATGGCTAGAACAATTGATTACTATCTTGTCTTATGTTCATGGTCAAAAATATTTACATCGGGATATTAAACCAAGGAACATCATGTTAAAAGATGATGGTAAACTAGTATTAATTGATTTTGGGATTGTTAAAGAACTTATCGAACCAATTGATCCTCTTGCTCCTGCGACAATAATAGGAACACCAGGCTATAATTCACGGGAGCAACAACAAGGACTCAGAACCATAGATTATCGAGCTGATTTTTTCTCATTAGCGCGTACATTTCTTCACCTACTCACAGGTACATATCCTGGATCTGATGAATATCCTAATTTTCCGCAAGATACATCTGGAAAGTTATTATGGCAAGATAAAGCCCCAGGAATTTCTCAGGAATTTAAAGATTTAATTGATCGTTTAATGGAGCCTAACCGAGAACATAGACCACAAAATACACAAAAAATTTTGCGGTTGATCGACAGAATCAAACATGGTCCACGTGAGTTCCGTCCCCTCTTTGTTTTCTCCAGCGTTGCTTTCAATTTTGTTTTTCTGACTTTACTAGCTAGGGGAGTCAGATTAGAAGAGATACCGGGCTTACAAGTTTTCTTCGTCGTTATTATATGTGTGATTAGTGGTTTTCTTGTTGTCCCTTGGATTAAATATTATTTATTATGA
- the tilS gene encoding tRNA lysidine(34) synthetase TilS yields MTWTPLHAHIHRTIHTRNLLPPKQHLLVAVSGGQDSLCLIKLLLDLQPKWEWNIAIAHCDHCWREDSQANAHHVANLAKTWHTPFYLETANQPVKSEATARNWRYQALTKIAQCYNYQYIITGHTASDRAETLLYNLIRGTGTDGLQALTWQRPLTENITLIRPLLEITRSQTEQFCQKFHLPIWEDSTNQNLKHPRNRIRQQLIPYLRENFNPQVEANLAQTAELLQADVEFLEQTALQWRLEASAKGDKDNLQINRRILQKAPLAVQRRVMRQILQEILPHAPNFEHIDKLTALITAPNRSQTDPFPGGLTAIVQGDWINLSSELGVRSFSFGDATRTEL; encoded by the coding sequence ATGACATGGACACCCCTCCACGCTCACATACATCGTACCATCCACACCCGTAATCTACTCCCACCCAAACAACATCTATTAGTTGCAGTATCCGGTGGACAAGATTCCCTATGTTTAATTAAATTACTATTAGACTTACAACCCAAATGGGAATGGAACATAGCCATAGCCCATTGTGATCATTGTTGGCGCGAAGACTCCCAAGCAAATGCTCACCACGTCGCCAATTTAGCAAAAACTTGGCACACACCCTTTTATTTAGAAACAGCCAATCAACCCGTCAAAAGTGAAGCCACAGCCAGAAATTGGCGATATCAAGCCTTAACAAAAATCGCCCAATGTTATAACTATCAATATATTATTACCGGACATACTGCCAGCGATCGCGCCGAAACCTTACTATACAATTTAATTCGTGGTACTGGCACAGACGGTTTACAAGCATTAACTTGGCAACGTCCACTCACCGAAAATATTACCCTAATCCGTCCACTCCTAGAAATCACCCGTTCCCAAACAGAACAATTTTGCCAAAAATTCCATCTGCCAATATGGGAAGACTCCACCAATCAAAACCTCAAGCATCCCCGTAACCGCATTCGTCAACAACTAATTCCATATCTCAGAGAAAATTTCAATCCCCAAGTAGAAGCAAACCTAGCCCAAACAGCAGAACTACTTCAAGCAGACGTAGAATTTCTCGAACAAACAGCCCTTCAGTGGCGGCTAGAAGCCTCAGCAAAGGGTGATAAAGACAATTTACAAATAAACAGGCGAATATTACAAAAAGCACCCCTAGCAGTCCAACGTCGAGTCATGCGTCAGATCCTCCAAGAAATACTTCCCCATGCACCCAACTTTGAACACATTGACAAACTCACAGCCCTAATCACAGCCCCCAATCGCTCCCAAACAGATCCTTTCCCCGGTGGTTTGACAGCCATAGTCCAAGGTGACTGGATTAACCTGAGTTCGGAGTTAGGAGTTCGGAGTTTCTCCTTCGGAGACGCTACGCGAACAGAGTTATGA
- the hmpF gene encoding pilus motility taxis protein HmpF codes for MLYLAEVQKQKGGLLSGGGKSELKLIACQRADQNWSPVPDEMIVTDEASKLNDGALVLVDLSPNRQVQRIQDAGRPLVNILQNFSRQVEKFKFKEEEIDQWKQSLKLQIQELNRREIEMESRWDEVQKLEDDSKRIDTQQHLINTSRTEVERLRAEVERNRRDLEGAWEHLRVEQRCLEEIRLNLQQSQSVDNERGQKLSDLLNRLSATSAPINIVKESLDYASEFANKQQDVLNLHWQKLDIQRHAANQQQREGEELVQTLGDRQNELQQAQDSLAQEITQLQSQITIVNSKQELTSILKQYLETEEEFYQKLHLLATKTVAEVAKPEVDVTALQQMPLKELEKMVQDWQEKLDRDSNFVQEQEQELEYKQELIEELQQKIVHATGEELVNLELELVDEQDLYQMLNESLVGQRRNLIGQQKTLQRNQVVLWQRQGISVEIKGESSDLELLVSQFAAEKQRKSAEIEKLESDIALILATIAADQGAIDHQTQEVEVKRQEVDSIQEQLLNLRTATAECWGRVNLYQEALQPIQDELDRLQEQLKKICESLTQVQAFGDSQLQVVFDLRQVIESFINLPEVLVS; via the coding sequence GTGCTGTATTTAGCAGAAGTACAAAAACAGAAAGGTGGCTTACTTAGTGGCGGTGGCAAAAGCGAACTAAAATTGATCGCTTGTCAACGTGCTGATCAAAATTGGAGTCCAGTCCCGGACGAAATGATTGTTACTGATGAAGCAAGTAAATTGAATGATGGTGCATTGGTACTGGTGGATTTGAGTCCAAATCGTCAAGTACAGCGGATTCAAGATGCTGGTCGTCCATTGGTGAATATTTTGCAAAATTTTTCCCGACAGGTGGAAAAGTTTAAATTTAAGGAGGAGGAAATTGACCAGTGGAAACAGTCGCTGAAGCTACAAATTCAGGAACTGAATCGTCGGGAAATAGAAATGGAATCCCGGTGGGACGAGGTACAAAAACTGGAGGATGACTCTAAACGGATAGATACACAACAACACTTGATTAATACGTCTCGCACGGAAGTTGAGCGGTTACGGGCAGAAGTTGAACGTAATCGCCGGGATTTAGAAGGTGCTTGGGAACATCTGCGCGTTGAGCAGCGCTGTTTAGAGGAGATCAGATTAAATCTTCAGCAGTCTCAATCTGTGGATAATGAGCGTGGTCAAAAGTTAAGTGATTTGCTTAATCGTTTATCTGCTACATCTGCTCCTATTAATATAGTTAAGGAAAGTCTTGATTACGCTTCTGAATTTGCCAATAAGCAGCAGGATGTTTTGAACTTGCATTGGCAAAAGTTGGATATCCAACGTCATGCAGCTAATCAGCAGCAAAGGGAGGGAGAGGAACTGGTGCAAACTTTGGGCGATCGCCAAAATGAATTGCAACAGGCACAGGATTCTCTAGCACAAGAAATCACCCAGTTACAATCACAAATAACAATAGTTAATAGTAAACAGGAATTAACTTCCATACTCAAACAGTATTTAGAAACTGAGGAGGAATTTTACCAAAAGCTGCATCTTTTGGCGACTAAGACTGTTGCTGAGGTAGCTAAACCGGAAGTTGATGTGACGGCTTTGCAACAAATGCCTCTGAAAGAATTGGAGAAAATGGTGCAAGATTGGCAGGAGAAGTTAGATAGGGATTCTAATTTTGTGCAGGAACAGGAGCAGGAGCTTGAATACAAGCAAGAACTTATAGAAGAACTTCAACAAAAAATTGTTCATGCCACTGGGGAAGAACTAGTAAATTTAGAGTTAGAATTAGTGGATGAACAGGATCTTTATCAGATGCTGAACGAGAGTTTGGTGGGACAAAGACGCAATTTGATTGGACAACAAAAAACTCTCCAGCGGAATCAAGTGGTCTTGTGGCAAAGACAAGGGATTTCGGTGGAGATTAAGGGGGAATCTAGTGATTTAGAATTACTGGTTTCCCAATTTGCAGCCGAGAAACAGCGAAAATCTGCGGAAATTGAGAAGCTAGAAAGTGATATAGCTTTGATACTTGCTACTATTGCAGCAGATCAAGGGGCTATTGATCATCAAACTCAGGAGGTAGAAGTAAAGCGTCAGGAAGTTGATTCTATTCAGGAGCAATTACTGAATTTACGAACTGCAACTGCTGAATGTTGGGGGAGAGTGAATCTTTATCAGGAAGCTTTGCAACCTATTCAGGATGAGCTTGATAGGTTACAGGAGCAGTTAAAAAAGATTTGTGAATCTTTAACTCAAGTGCAAGCATTTGGTGATTCTCAGCTTCAGGTTGTTTTTGATCTGCGTCAGGTGATTGAGAGTTTTATAAATCTACCGGAGGTGTTGGTTTCTTAG
- a CDS encoding response regulator produces MQGNLNEIDICSILQLIELGQRTGQLWVEARTSYPSHQLSGEETFKNRQGGENTPQSWFVFFLNGQIVYCQADDTSLSRIDDYLRYYRVEQPLESKQLASLAVTNSPEYAYIWALLEQNIITPKIARTIIYGLVQETLFDLLSLHQGSFIFELGTAIVPQLTTLEIAPLVAKITKQVQEWKQLYPHIQSTEQLPILADMAKLSASLPEDTVKKLHKWADGKTSLRQLARYLNRDILTLAKAIYPYVQEGWLHLVYSDTYKLSKEKQNLETKKHKGRVVCIEDTLVICETIESILKLQGYEVISITHPLQALSLVFQLQPDLILCDIAMPVLDGYEICAMLRHSTVFRSVPIVMLTGKDGFIDRVRASMVGATDYLTKPFTDQELLMLVAQYLNLDHCPSVQIGDKTC; encoded by the coding sequence ATGCAGGGAAACTTAAATGAGATTGATATTTGCAGTATTCTCCAACTAATTGAGTTAGGACAACGGACTGGACAATTATGGGTAGAAGCCCGCACATCATATCCAAGTCACCAACTCAGTGGAGAAGAAACCTTCAAAAATCGGCAAGGAGGAGAAAATACACCACAATCATGGTTTGTATTTTTTCTCAACGGTCAAATCGTCTATTGCCAAGCAGATGACACTAGCTTATCGCGGATTGACGATTATCTCCGTTATTACCGAGTCGAACAGCCGCTTGAATCTAAACAACTGGCATCTCTAGCAGTCACTAATTCTCCAGAATATGCTTATATTTGGGCGCTTTTGGAGCAAAATATTATCACTCCGAAAATTGCTCGGACAATCATTTATGGCTTAGTCCAAGAAACTTTATTTGATCTGTTGAGCTTGCACCAAGGCAGTTTCATCTTTGAATTAGGGACAGCAATAGTACCACAATTAACCACCTTAGAAATTGCTCCATTAGTTGCCAAAATCACCAAACAAGTGCAAGAATGGAAGCAATTATACCCACATATTCAATCTACAGAACAATTACCCATTTTAGCCGATATGGCTAAATTAAGTGCCTCCTTACCAGAAGATACAGTCAAAAAATTACATAAATGGGCTGATGGAAAAACTTCTCTACGCCAACTAGCTCGCTATCTCAACCGTGATATTTTAACTTTAGCAAAAGCTATATATCCTTATGTGCAAGAGGGTTGGCTACATTTAGTATATTCAGACACATATAAACTTAGCAAAGAAAAACAAAACCTAGAAACAAAAAAACATAAAGGGCGGGTAGTATGTATTGAAGATACATTAGTGATTTGTGAGACGATAGAATCTATTCTAAAATTGCAAGGTTATGAAGTGATTTCCATCACTCATCCCTTACAAGCTTTGAGTCTCGTCTTTCAACTCCAGCCAGATCTAATTCTCTGCGATATTGCCATGCCAGTATTAGATGGTTACGAGATTTGTGCCATGTTACGGCACTCCACAGTATTTCGGTCTGTGCCAATTGTTATGCTGACTGGCAAAGACGGATTTATTGATCGCGTTCGTGCCAGCATGGTAGGGGCAACTGATTATCTGACTAAGCCTTTTACAGATCAAGAATTGCTCATGCTAGTAGCACAATATCTCAACTTAGATCATTGTCCAAGTGTGCAAATAGGAGATAAGACTTGTTGA
- a CDS encoding response regulator transcription factor, which yields MSTILIVEDSIAQREMITDLLKASGLKVTHASDGAEALEAIQTTPPDLVVLDIVMPRMNGYELCRRLKSDPKTQNVPVVMCSSKGEEFDRYWGMKQGADAYIAKPFQPTELVGTVKQLLRGQG from the coding sequence ATGAGCACAATTCTCATTGTTGAAGACAGTATTGCCCAGAGGGAGATGATTACAGACCTACTGAAAGCTAGTGGCTTAAAAGTTACTCATGCCAGCGATGGTGCAGAAGCTTTAGAAGCGATTCAAACCACACCTCCCGATTTGGTGGTTTTGGATATTGTCATGCCCCGCATGAACGGCTATGAACTCTGCCGACGATTAAAATCTGATCCTAAAACCCAAAATGTTCCTGTTGTCATGTGTTCTTCTAAAGGTGAAGAATTTGATCGCTATTGGGGAATGAAACAAGGGGCAGATGCTTATATAGCAAAACCTTTCCAACCAACTGAATTGGTAGGAACAGTCAAACAACTCCTGCGAGGACAAGGATGA
- a CDS encoding chemotaxis protein CheW: MVSKPDFLSGTGQDQFRPELQLESPEGELHLRFYLPSRQEFALQATGIREVIELSPDQITPIPNTSPLLLGTLNLRGRLIWVADLGQFLGETTPLNTDCSEIPVIAIEDQDTIVGLGVEEICGMDWLDVQYLMPQNNVPDAMAPFLRGEWLFDTEKEKKYLRLLDQIAILRSARWAG; this comes from the coding sequence ATGGTTAGTAAACCAGATTTTTTAAGTGGTACAGGGCAAGATCAATTTCGTCCCGAATTACAACTAGAAAGTCCTGAAGGTGAGTTGCATTTGCGGTTTTATCTGCCCTCACGTCAGGAGTTTGCCCTGCAAGCCACGGGAATTCGGGAAGTAATTGAACTTAGTCCTGATCAGATTACACCAATTCCTAACACATCGCCCTTACTATTAGGTACGCTAAACTTACGGGGGCGCTTGATTTGGGTGGCTGATTTGGGTCAATTTCTGGGGGAAACAACGCCATTAAACACGGATTGCTCAGAAATTCCAGTCATTGCCATTGAAGATCAAGATACGATAGTAGGCTTAGGGGTAGAAGAAATTTGTGGGATGGACTGGCTTGATGTACAGTATCTAATGCCACAAAATAACGTACCAGATGCAATGGCTCCGTTTTTGCGTGGAGAATGGTTATTTGATACAGAAAAAGAAAAAAAATATTTGCGACTACTGGATCAGATAGCAATTTTGCGAAGTGCGCGGTGGGCAGGGTGA